The following coding sequences lie in one Gadus macrocephalus chromosome 1, ASM3116895v1 genomic window:
- the si:ch73-70k4.1 gene encoding proline-rich protein HaeIII subfamily 1, which translates to MADKYPKSKLKRKKSAVIEPQGDRYKKDSLMKFSIPFNSPDLTKEVKTDRSKGNRGTVSPTLPWWTRNDLNSSEKLWASAIETVLPFLGSEYWDPLPEPSAATSRKSERQPPTPANEVPPFPEPSRPPGSPLRSPPRPLDTHSPAQPVEPSPPASPPVTPPQGGGGGGLQVPETTAASPSSLVVYSPPGRREDSRPAPTQKEVPAGRESVPEKTRRTGDLAGRPVRPFPLWGGSAARACELPPVVPPFSGEHLAERGETMGGVQEATLDERVEEAGPSGAQRQGGGKGDGPKEAELGEGGRERTQCCPMCTLVFPSRFSQMDCDSHLAQCLSEMNVDMAW; encoded by the exons ATGGCGGACAAATACCCTAAATCTAAGCTGAAGAGAAAGAAATCCGCTGTGATCGAGCCTCAAGGGGACAGATACAAAAAAGATTCTTTGATGAAGTTTAGTATACCGTTCAATTCCCCTGATCTTACCAAAGAAGTAAAGACTGACAGGAGCAAAGGAAATAGGGG AACAGTGTCTCCAACCCTACCATGGTGGACTCGAAACGATCTGAATTCGTCAGAAAAGCTATGGGCCAGCGCAATAGAGACAGTTCTCCCTTTCCTGGGTTCTGAGTACTGGGACCCCCTCCCAGAACCCTCCGCAGCG ACTTCCAGGAAGAGCGAACGCCAGCCACCCACTCCCGCCAATGAAGTCCCCCCTTTCCCTGAACCCTCCAGACCCCCAGGATCCCCTCTCCGAAGTCCCCCCCGACCCCTCGATACCCACTCCCCAGCGCAACCCGTCGAACCCTCACCCCCCGCTAGTCCTCCGGTGACCCCTCCtcagggcggaggaggaggtgggctcCAGGTCCCAGAGACCACAGCGGCCAGTCCCTCCTCCCTGGTGGTCTATTCACcaccagggaggagggaggactcGAGACCAGCCCCGACCCAGAAGGAGGTCCCGGCTGGCAGAGAGTCGGTCCCTGAGAAGACGCGGCGAACGGGGGATCTCGCTGGCAGGCCGGTACGGCCATTCCCGCTTTGGGGCGGGTCCGCCGCCAGAGCTTGTGAGCTCCCCCCGGTGGTGCCCCCCTTTTCAGGGGAGCACctggcagagaggggggagacgatGGGGGGAGTGCAGGAGGCCACGTTGgatgagagggtggaggaggcgggacCATCTGGGGCTCAGCGACAGGGTGGCGGCAAGGGGGATGGACCGAAGGAGGCGGAGCTAGGAGAAGGAGGGCGAGAACGAACCCAGTGTTGCCCCATGTGTACGCTGGTGTTCCCAAGCAG GTTCAGCCAGATGGACTGTGACAGCCACCTGGCCCAGTGTCTGTCCGAGATGAACGTCGACATGGCCTGGTGA